The following nucleotide sequence is from Dromaius novaehollandiae isolate bDroNov1 chromosome Z, bDroNov1.hap1, whole genome shotgun sequence.
GCCTCGGGCTCCTGCTctgtctgctgcttgctgcaggcaacaAGGCTTGCTTGGACCAGGACTGGCCACCACGGCCACTGGGACTCCCTGTTGCAACATCCCACTGTCCCCTGGCAGGGATGGGGGTCACCTGTCCCACCACATGCTGCACATaacccccccatcccctccccaggGACGGCACTGGCGTCCGCTGCGAGTCCAGGTGTGGCACAGAGCCCCTGCATAGCCCTGTGGGCGAGAGGCATCCCTGGGCCCCACTCACTAGGCGTTTTCCAGCTCCAGCTCGTCCACTTCCTCTCGCAGCTGCCTCGTTGCAGCACGCAGCACCTGGGAGAGGGAAGGCTCACGCTTCATgcgcctgctgcagcctcctccaaaGCCCCTGGCCAGTGGGCACCCACCACCCTCTGCCCGCGCCCCCTCGGCACTACCTTCGCCCGCGCCTCCTGCTCACGCAGCTGCTCCTTCAGCTGGGCCGAGCGctctttctcctgcaaaacacggGGCACACAATGCAGGGAGCGGAGCtgggggctgggcagccccctccccgtccAGCCTCAGGGCTGTGCCCTCTTGCGactcccctgctccagggcacTGGCAGGGCTGGCGACGGACAAGGCCAGCCGGAGGGGAGGCACGGAGCCCGGCCCCTGGGGCGAATGCCCTACCCACACCCACCGCTGGCCGAGGCTGTGGGGTGCATGGACCCCAGTGCTGGCACCCCACCGCGCACACTGCCGCCACAGCTCTCCCTCTGCCCTGTACCttgtccagctcctgcagcctcctgcctctcTCCCCCTTGGCTGCCTGCAAGCGCTCCtgcgggagaggagaggagaggaagaggagcactCAGCAGGGCATGCGGTCTGTCCCGTGAGAGCTCCTCCTGGCAGCAGGTCCCAGGCCCTGTGCCCTCCCGGCTGCCCTCGGCGCCCAGCTCCCACTCTGGTGCTGCCCCTCGCAGGCAGCTCCCCTCGGCTACCCAGCTCCGCAGGCACCGGGGggcaggcagaggcccccagcccagctcacctccagctgcggcagcagctcctccaggccctggagctcctggtggctgctgcagccccgctgGCGGAGGGCACAGTTCtccctggccagctcctgggcagcgtcctgcagctcctgcttctcctcctgctgcgtggGGAAGGCGCAGAGCAGagcttcagagcagggcagagaaggcccagagcaggccttcagcgggggcagccccagccccgagcACCGGGGCACTCCATGCCTaccaggcaccgcagcagctccctgcaacagcccctctcctgctggctttgctccagctgctcccgcagcctgctgagctcggccagcagcccttctggctcctcGGCCATCTTCCTGCAcctctgcagcctgcagcaaaGGGGCGCCATCAGATTCGCCCTGCCACcggcctccccttcctccctcatccTCCGCGCCCCAGCCTCCCCAGCCTCCTGCGCGCCCAGCGACATCGGGATCACCCCACCTGGCCACCTGCTCCGTCAGGCGGGCGTTCTTGCTCTGCAGCACCTCATACTCCTCCTCCAGGGTCTCCAGGTGATTCGTGAGCTCCCGCTTCTCCGCCCTCACACGctgcagggccagcttcaaatcggccacctccatggcttgggctgcgCGCTGGGAGCCAGCACGGTGTGAGTGGGGACAGCCCGTGTGCTCGCCCACCGCGGGACCCTCACACAGCCGCTGCCATTTctggcatgcacacacacacaggcacactcaCACGCACGTGCTTGCATGTACTGGAAATGATGCCTTTGTGCATGGGGGCTATGAACAGGCTCCCTGCTCCCGCGCACTCGTGCCTCGGACGTGTGCGtgggcacagcttcacccctTGCCCGCGGGCAGGCATGCTCCAGCTGTGGCGCTGGCAGCGCTCCGGGCCCCACCACCCTCAGCCCACGGCCCGGCCCGTGTCGGAAGTGCCCCACGCAGCTCACCTCCGCTCTGCAAGCGCACTCCGCGGGAGCCCGGCCACCTCCCCCGGGCAGAGCAAGAGGAGGCACAGGCAGCGGCGGCTCTGGCGATGGGCACCgagagctgctcccagccccagagcacCAGCCCAGCACCAGCCGCAGCACCTTGCTCGCTCGACGGCCCCCCCGCGCCTCGCGCACTCGCTCGGCAGGAGTCTGGGCGCAAGGCAGCTGGGCAAGACTCTGCAGCCGCCTGGGGAAAAGCAGTGGCACCGCGCGGTCACAATAGCTGGGGGCCGTCGCCAAGGGCTGTCACAAAGGGCCTGTGTGAGCGCTGGCCCGGGGCGCCCTGTGCAGGCCCCGGGCAGGCACCCGCCCCTTGTGCTCCCCCAGCCACCGCCCCAGGCAGGGAGGGCTAAAACCCAGGGCCGGAGACACGAGGAGAAAGCTCTGGGGCACTCCTTCCTCCTGCAGGCCTCTTGTGCAAGATTCAAGCTGACCTTGCCCGCAAGGGCTGCCCACTAGAGCCAGAGCACGGGGACCCTTGGGAAACAGAGGCAGACAGGCAGACGCCTTTGCCAACGCATGGCAGACTCGCTGTCTGCCATGGGGACGCACACTTGCTTGGCCCACAGCTCCCGAGCGGGCACATTTTCCAAAGCCCTGCAGTTGTGTCTGGGGGTGGCAGAGACTGGCCCTCTGCACCTGCCTGCCTCCGGGGGCAGCAGCCATTCTGGGGGGTGAGAAGGCAAGAAAAGCAGTCAGGCACGTCTGCTAGAAGTGCTATGCCTGCCCCCACCGAGGTTAGGAGCAGGCAATGGCCTGGCGGGTGCTGTCCTCCATTCGCAGGCTCAGCGCTGGCAAAGGTGGGGGGACATCCCGCTGTGGGCAGTGCGGCTGGGGGGCCGCGTGGACAGGGACAGGATATTAGTCTGTCTCCCCTCAGCTGGGGGGCACATTGCCTATGCCGCTAATTGTTTCTGCTCCTGTAAGGACATATTTCCTGCCATCAGGTGCTCACTTCGGTGAGTGAATGTAACCTGCTTGCCAAGTTTCCCCCTGTAGTTTACCACCCCTGAGATTGGCAAGCTCCTGTCCTCTTGACAGGTACTGTGCCATTGTTTGACCAAAATGGCGTGAGTCTACAGGCTGTTTTGTCAGACCTTTTGCCACAGGTCATCCTCTCCTTGCAGCCCCCAGGGCATCCTAGGCATGCACATAACCATTGAGCTAGCCATTCTGCCTCACAATTTTGTGATGCATTTGTTCTAGACAAATGATCAGCCATGTGACTCCACCTTGCCTCAGGGTTTCTTGGCTCTTGGTGGGCAGAAACATGTTCTTAGACTGAGCTATATCATAAATCTTTTCCTAGGGTGTTTTACCCCCCACACCCCTACCACTTACTTGTCAATTCTTTTCCACCCCATTCTCTAGCCACTGGGTGCCACCGGCCCGTGTAGCATATGAGTTCCAGTAGACACAAGGGGCTCCTTGCTCCAGGGCCAGTTCCAtcgctctgagctctgccagatgGGCCGAGATGTCCATTTCCTCTAGGAAAGCTTCTGTGGTCTCCACctctcccctctttccccagTCGCTCGGCACTGCCTTTATGATCCCTTGAGTCCTCCCCTTACTTGTAGAGACTGACACAAAAGCAGCACAGGGCCAAGATCTTACGCCCTGGTAAGTCCCTGAGAAATTCTTCTGCACGAGGAGAGGAAACAGTTGTCGGAGTCCACTGCAGCAGCTCATGCTTTGTCTGCTGGCTTCTGGGCTTGCTGTGGTCTGTCAGCCAGCATGTCACTTTCAGCACTCTGCAGCATTTTAATGCATCAATGTCATGCATGAAACGCACAGTCCCATCACACACTGGTGCAAGCTAATCCCCCAGGACCTCTGGCCCACAGCTTACTGCTGATTAACTCCAGTGacttccttttcattctttcttagtCGAGGCCCATGTCATTACATTTCCCAAGAACGGAATGAGGCTGAAATGCTTTAATTACTCAGATGGTCTGattttgtcttttcaaatgtaGCCCAATGCTCACACTTTTGCCATCTTCAGAAACAGCTTCTGTACACAGATACTTCATGAAAACACTTCTGACACAGAGTACTTTTCAGCCAGTACCCCAGGATGTGCTGATGCAGGTGCAAAAGCTTTAACCCATCTCTTTGGAAACTGTTGTTTAACTGTATTCTGTGTAAGATACTTTAGGAGCAGAGAGCACTTCAGTAGCATCACATTACATGACTTACTGCTTTCCCAAATACAGATCAGAAATGCTGTGATTGCAGCTGAGTTGGCTACAGCACTGTTAGTGATGCCCCCAGTAATGGCCCAGTGCTGATGCCAGGATTTGTCCCCTCATGTGTGCCTCAGCCCTGTATTTTTCTGATGGCTTGCCTTTGTTGCATCGTTTTCCCCATCCATCCTAACTTCCAACACACATTTGCTATGGGTTTCTTGTTTGTTACATATTACAGCTGCATTCACTTTCTGCTAGAGCCAGGTAATTGCCAGCCCAGCTAGCCCTCTTGCTCAGCTGGGGAATGGTAGCTTTCAGCAATTTATATTCTCTGCCTTGGCTAGAATTGTCCCCTTTTGGCTTGGAGTTGGTTCTGACTTAGCAGAGGTCTTCTTCTGCAAGCTGGCAATATATGCCGCTGCTGGTTTCCAGCCAGTGACCCACTCTGTCCAGAGGAGCTCTAGCCCATTTTCCATGAAAGATGCAACGCCTTTTACCCTCAGGGAAAGCAGGGCACCTGCAGCTATGCTGCCCCTCCATCTTCACTCCCAAGGAACTCTTGACTGGAATGGCCTC
It contains:
- the LOC112982759 gene encoding golgin subfamily A member 6-like protein 10; the protein is MAPLCCRLQRCRKMAEEPEGLLAELSRLREQLEQSQQERGCCRELLRCLQEEKQELQDAAQELARENCALRQRGCSSHQELQGLEELLPQLEERLQAAKGERGRRLQELDKEKERSAQLKEQLREQEARAKVLRAATRQLREEVDELELENAYKQQTEQEPEAEGSVLPELLEAQLEREELAKRCGIATWLPRLCVLFMCLELVVGLVLGAVVLYASRHDQELLFRLLLWLLPEETYARLAYLLGESLSLRSEGLLPF